The Sulfitobacter indolifex genome contains the following window.
ACGCGTATGCGGCTTATGCAGCAGCTGTTTCCTATGTCGCAATTTATGGTCGTTCTGCGCCATCCCGAAGCAGTCGCGGCCTCGGTCGCATCCTGGGTCGATGCGCCAGCGCAGCAGTTGCTGGATCACTGGATCGCGGCGCAGGCACAGATGTTGGACGACCTGCCCTATCTCCACGCGGTAATGGTACTGCGCTACGAGGATATCGTGGCCGATGCCCCCCGCAGCATGCGCCAGATCGCGCAGTTCCTTGACCTGCCCGAGGCGGCGTTGCCGGAGGGGATCGCAGACGGCAATCAAAACTATGCCGGGGCCGCGCAGATGACTGCAGCGCAGGCGAATTACGCTGCCCGCTGGGGGTATGAACCGGGGTTAAACGTGGCCCCGTGGTCGGGCCTGCTACAGCACCCTCTCCGCTCGGTACGTGACGCAGTTTCCGCCGCTTAACCCGTTCAGTTGTTGCCAAACACCCCTGTGAGAGCACGTTTGACGATTCCCCGCACGCCGGGGCGCTTTTCACGGGCAAAGGGCAGCGGGCGGCAGACCTCAATGGCAGCCACGCCCACCCGTGCAGTCAATGCGCCATTTACCAAACCTTCCCCGAAACGTCGGCTCAATTTGGCAACGATGGACCCGCCCAAAAGCGGTTCGATCAAGTCATCGCCGACCGCCACAGCACCCGTTGCCACAAGATGCGACAGCACCGCGCGGGTCAGCCGCCATGAGCCCAAAAAGCCCGAACGCCCGCCGTAGATCTCTGCAATACGTCGGATCATCCGCAGGTTGCTGCTGAGTGCAGCGGCCACGTCGGCAAGCGCCAAGGGCACAAGCGCAGTAACGGCTGCGACCTGCCGCGCCGCCGCCTCGACTTCGCGGGTCGCAGCGCGGTCTAATGGAGCCAAGACCTCTCTCTCGGCCAGCCCCAACAATGCCTCTGCGTCGAATTGGTCACCGCGCAGTTCCGCCAATCGGTCGCGGCCCCAGCGGGTGTCTTCGCGGTGTTTATACAGCGCTTCAAGCCGATCCGTCACGCTGCGCGCTGCGGCTAAATCGGCCTGCGCCAGTGCCTCGCCTGCGTCATGGCGCAGCCCGTCAAGCCGCGCAAGCCGGCCAAAAGCGGCCATTTCGCGCAAGGAAAGCAGCAGCAGGACCAGCAGAAAAGCCCCGAGCAGTAGGGTCATCGCCCACCCCAGCACCGGATAGCGTGCCATTAGGTCAGTCACGAAGGTCCATGCGGCGATCGACACAAGCGCCGTCACCAAAGCGCCCGCCAGCGCCCAGAACAGCCGCACCAGCCGCGAGGGTTTGCGTGCTGCAAGTTGTGCGGCGATCTGCATCGCTTGCCCCTTGGGCGCGGGGACGTCGGTGTCAAACTCCGGCACGGCGGGCGCATCGGCGACCGAGGGCTGGGGTTTGCTGTCTTCCTCTAGGTCGAACAGGATTGGTCCGCGGGCCATTAGGCGGCCTCCCTTTGCCAGTGCAATGTCAGATCGGGCAGCCCTTCGTCATTGGCGCTGCCATCGCCGCGCGCGGTCTCGGCAAACCCGTGGTGGCGATAGAAAGCAATGGCAGGCGTGTTTGCCTGAAATGTCCAACATGTCAGCGCCTTGTGACGGGTTTTCAACCCCCCGATAAGGGCGGAGCCTATGCCCTGCCCCCGCGCATCATCTGCAACATAAAGCGCATCCAACTCGCCCCCTTTGCAGGCGACGAAACCGGCGATCCGGCCTGCCTGCTCGGCGACAGTTACCCAGCCCCGTACAATCATCGCATCGGCATGGGCGATGTCTTCAGCCGCGGTATGAATGCGTGGCAACCAATTGGTCTGCCTTGTGAAATCGCTCATGATCCCTCCCACCGCGCCTGCGTCCAAAGGTTGCGCTGCGCGCAGCGTGGCGGGGCGTGTCAGCCGCGCGCTCAAAGCCGATCTCCGATCAAGAACTCTGCCGCGCGGTCCAGTCGAATATGCGGTGGGCCGTCACCGGGGCGTAGATCCAGCACAGCGGGCGCAAAGCGCATAATCTGGTAATCCGCGCCCAACCATTCCTGCGCGCCCTGCCGCGCAGGGGTCAGCAGATGCGCCGGGTCTTCGGGCAGTTCGCCGGGGTAGAATGCCGCCTGCCGCCCGCGCGTTTCATCGTCGTTCAAAAGCGTCCCGCGCACCACATCAAGCGGCTCACCCCCATGGGTCATCACATCTTCGGTCGTGGCGCGCAGGCTGGCGATGGCCATGGCCCGCGTGCCTGCCCCGGCGTATTGCGCCCGGTCCCGTGCCTCGCGGATCAGCGCCTGCATGATGCCGCTTAGCCGCGGGTGCTGGCTGTGATGCAGATGGTCGGCCTTGGTGGCAGCAAAGAGTACTTTTTCAACCCGTTTGCCGCGCAGCAGGCTGGTCAGGAAGTTATTCTTCCCCGGCCTGAAAGCGCTTAATATATCAGCCATCGCTCCGCGCAAATCTTCGACCGCGCGCGGCCCTTGGTGAATCGCGCCAAGGGCATCGACCAACACGACTTGGCGGTCGATCCTGGAAAAATGATCGCGAAAGAAGGGCTGCACCACCTGTTTCTTATAGGCCTCAAACCGCCGCGCCATCTCGCGGATCAACGATTTGCGCGGCGCACCGTCCGAGCCGAGCAACGGCGCAAAGGTCAGCACCGGCGATCCGGCAAGATCACCGGGCAGCAGAAACCGCCCCGGCGTGCAGTCAGAATAGCCATTGGCGCGGGCGGTTTGCAGATACGCGGCAAAGCTGTCGGCAAGCCTGCGCGCTGTGGTCTCTTCCAACTCGCCATGGGGGTCGGTTTGCTCAGCAAGCGTCCGGTAGCCCGCAGCCTCCTCGCGGTGCGCGATACGCTCAATCACCTGTGCCGACCATTCAGCGTAGGTTACGTCCATCAGCGCCAGATCCAGCAGCCACTCACCGGGATAATCCACGATATCCAGATGCAACGTGCGCGGCCCCTGCAACCCGGCCAACAAGCCGTTGGGCCGTACCTTAAGCGACAGCCGCAGTTCCGAGATCGCCCGCGTGCTTTCTGGCCAATGCGGTGTCTTGCCAGTCAGTGCGGCGAGGTGGTTCTCATAGTCAAACCGCGGCACGGTATCATCGGGCTGTGGCTGCAAAAACGCGGCCTCAATCCGGCCTTCTGAGGCCGCCAACAGCCCCGGCATGCGCCCCCGGTCCAGCAAGTTCGCCACCAGTGAGGTGATGAAAACAGTCTTGCCCGACCGTGCAAGCCCTGTGACGCCCAGACGGATCACCGGCTCGAAAAACGTCTCCCCGACCGTGTCTGTGACCGTCTCAAACTGCCGCCAAATGCCGTCGGCGATGCCTGTAATACCCAATGCTGCGCCCGTCCCTTTGCCTTTGGCGTTAACATAGGGCTGGCAGCCGGGGATTGCCAGAAGCGCCCGCCCGCGCTAATGCCGCGTCCATGCCCAGATATGCTCTGAAAATCGAATACCACGGCGCGCCGTTCAACGGCTGGCAGCGACAGGTGGACCTGCCCACTGTACAGGGGTTCATTGAGGCCGCGCTGGCGCGGTTGGAACCCGGCGCGCATACCATTGCCGCCGCCGGACGCACCGACACCGGGGTGCATGGGCTGGGCCAAGTGGCCCATTGCGATATGGCGCGTGATTGGTCGCCGTTTCGCCTAGGCGAAGCGCTGAACTACCATCTGAAACCGCAGCCCATCGCGATCACTGATTGCGTGTTGGCACCTGAGGATTTTCACGCGCGCTTCTCGGCGCTGGAGCGGCGGTACCACTTCTGCATCCTTTCGCGCCGCGCGCCTGCGGTGCATCAGGCTGGGCTGGTTTGGCAGGTTAAACATCGGCTGGATGTCGAGGCCATGCAGGCCGCTGCCGATCTTTTAGTGGGCAAGCACGACTTTACGACCTTCCGCTCAACAATCTGTCAGGCGGTGAGCCCAGTGAAGACATTGGACCGGTTGGACGTGCGCGAAGTCGAGACCGCCACTGGCACGGAGTATCACTTCGATGTGCGGGCGCGGTCTTTCCTGCACAATCAGGTGCGCAGTTTTGTGGGGACACTGGAGCGGGTCGGTGCTGGGTCTTGGAGTGTGGCGGATATGGGTGCGGCGCTTGCGGCGAAAGACCGTGCGGCTTGCGGGCCGGTTTGCCCGCCGCATGGGCTGTACTTGGCGCATGTGAGCTATCCGGTGGACCCATTTGCCAGGGCGTGACAAGGACCATCGCCTGCCCGCCGGGTGGCGATCCTAACGTCTATCCGCGCCACTTTAAGGTGCAACCGTGGGTGCGCTTTTAATAGTGTTCCGCCCGTTGCTAAATCGCCTTCCCGTCCGGGCGGGCAGGCGATGGTCCGGCGCCTTCGGCTTGATTCCGGACCTTTCAGCGCTTTTACGGCAGCGGATTCCACGTGCCGTGAAATTTCCCCTCACCTTCTGTCCGCTCAAACCCATGCGCGCCAAAGAAGTCCCGCTGTGCTTGGATCATATTTGCCGTGCCGCGCGCTCGACGCATGCTGTCGTACCACGCCAACGCCGCCGAGAGCGCAGGCAGAGCGACGCCCAGCAGCGCGCCCGCCGCCACGACACGGCGCAGTGCCGGGATGCTGTCCTCCAGCCGTTTGCGCATGGCAGGTGCAAGGATCAGATGACCGCCGGGCAATTCGCCACGGAAGGCATCGGCAAATTCGTCCAAGAGCGCCGAGCGAATGATGCAGCCCGCGCGCCAAATCTCAGAGATTCGCGCCATGTCGAGCGACCATTCAAACTCCTCTGACGCCGCGCTGAGGATGCGAAACCCCTGTGCATGGCCGATGATCCGCCCCGCCAGCAGCGCCATTTCCAAATCTTCCGCCTCAGGCAACGGCGCGTCTTGCACGCCCTCGGGCAAAAGCGGCTCGGCCATCTCACGCACAGCTTTCTCGCTCGACCAGCCCCGCGCACCAACAGCGGCCTCGATGGTGTTGGCCGATTGCCCCATCTTGAGCGCTTCGATCAGCGTCCAGCGCCCGGTTCCCTTTTGCCCCGCCTGATCGCGGATCACATCGACCATTGGCGTGTCGGTCTGCGTGTCGACCGACAAAAGAGCTGCGGCAGAAACCTCGATCAAATAAGAACTCAGCGGCCCCTTCTGCCATTCAGCAAAGAGGTTGCCGATCTCAACCGCGCCCTGCCCGCCTGCGTCGCGCAGCAGGCCGTAAACTTCGGCAATCATCTGCATGTCGGCGTATTCGATGCCGTTGTGCACCGTCTTAACAAAATGGCCTGCCCCATCAGGGCCAAGATGCGCCACACAGGGCGAGCCGTCGAACTGCGCGGCAATCGCCTCGGCCATCGGCTTGAACTGCTCCCAAGAATGATCGCTGCCACCGACCATCATTGAGGGGCCATTGCGCGCCCCAGCTTCACCGCCCGAGACGCCCATGCCGACAAAATGCAGCCCCGTGCCTTCCAACGCGGCACTGCGGCGGCGGGTGTCGTGGAAATCAGCGTTGCCGCCGTCGATCAGCGTATCGCCTTTATCGAGCAGTGGCTTAATCGCCTCAATCATCGCATCGACCGGCGCGCCGGAGGGGATCATAAAAAGGATACTCCGCGGGCGCGCGATGGCGGCGACGAACTCTTCAAGCTGCTCTGCTCCGATCAAACGCTCGGACAGTGGTCCGGCCTCATCAAGGAAAGGCGCGATCCACTCGGCTTCGCGGTTGCTCACCGCCACGGTAAAGCCGCTGTCGGCCAGATTTAGCGCCAGCGCCGACCCCATGGTGCCCAGCCCGTAAACCCCGATATCGGCGCCTGTGGCCTCAGCCGCGCCCCCCTTCGCCTGCGTGCCCGTTGCCATGTCGTTTATGCCTCATCTTTAGACGGTCAGACTGCCAGGCCCGCCAGTTCCGCGCGCTGCAGTTTGATTTGCGTTTGGGAACACTATATAATGTGTTCATAACAAGAAAAACACCCGACCGAGGCATAGTCCAATAATGACACACGTATTTAGACGCGCATGGGAGGATATGGTCCTCCCCATTTTCAAACGCCCCCGCCGCGTGCAGGTGGCAGCCCTCTGCTACCGCACCACCGACGCGGGCAAAAAAGTATTGCTTATCACCAGCCGCGATACGGGCCGCTGGATCCTGCCCAAAGGCTGGCCGATTGACGGGCTGGACGGGGCCGGCGCCGCGCTACAAGAGGCATGGGAAGAGGCCGGGGTGACCGAAGCGGATATCGAATCCGATCCAATGGGCATTTTCGACTATGACAAGGGTCTCGGCGAAGGCTTGACCGTGCCCGTGACCACACAGGTCTATCTGACCCGCGTACGCGATCTGAGCGAAGAATACCCCGAAGCGGGTATGCGCAAACGCGCTTGGTTCACGCCGCAAGAGGCGTCAGAGCTGGTGGATGAGCCTGATCTTAAAGCGATTTTGGCCGCATTCCACTGACGGGTTTTGGCACCGGACCTCTGTTCGGTGCCCATTCAACTCCCCGCCGCCCTCGAAATTCCCCATATCCCGCATGTTACAATTTTGTGACAGGGTGACTTGCGCCCTCGATAGCCTTATGTCACCCCCCGCTGAATGTAAGGATCTTTGGGAGATCATCTAGGAATGGCATCGGAACCGCAGGGCAGCCAGTGGAAGACACTGGACAAAGACCTTAACCGTATTTCTCAAGTCGAATTGGCCGCGACCTATGTCGCCCGCCCTCTCGTTGGGCCGGGCATCGCGCTGGCCTTTATCGTGGTGGCCGGGGCTGTCGCGGCGGTCTTCTTTGGGCATCAACCGTCAAGCTTCGTCGTTATCGCCGCCGCCGCTTTTGGCGCATACATGGCGGTCAACATCGGCGCAAATGACGTGGCCAACAATATGGGCCCGGCTGTGGGGGCCAATGCGCTGACCATGGGCGGTGCCATCGTCATTGCGGCCTTGTGCGAATCTGCGGGCGCGCTGCTCGCCGGGGGCGATGTGGTTTCGACCATCTCAAAAGGGATCATCGACCCGGCCAGCGTCGCTGACACGCGCATCTTCATCTGGGCGATGATGGCTGCGCTGATCTCATCGGCGCTTTGGGTGAACCTTGCCACATGGGTCGGCGCGCCGGTCTCAACCACGCATTCGGTCGTAGGCGGCGTCATGGGTGCTGGTATCGCGGCAGCCGGGTTTGGTGTCGTGAACTGGAGCTCCATGAGCCTGATTGCCGCAAGCTGGGTGATCTCGCCCGTGCTGGGCGGTACGGTGGCCGCGATGTTCCTTGCGTTCATCAAAGCCCGTATCATCTACCAAGACGACAAAATCGCTGCTGCGCGCACATGGGTGCCGGTACTGGTTGGTATCATGGCTGGGGTCTTTGCGGCGTATCTGGCGCTGAAGGGTCTGAAAAAGATCATCTCAATCGATATGCCCATGGCGCTGATCATCGGCCTCGTCGTGGGTCTGGTGACCTATGCGATCTCCGCCCCGTTGATCCGCAAAAAGTCCGAAGGGATGGAAAACCGCAACCGCTCAGTCAAAATCCTCTTTGGCCTGCCGCTGGTCCTTTCTGCCGCCCTTCTCAGCTTTGCCCATGGTGCTAATGACGTGGCCAATGCGGTTGGCCCGCTGGCGGCGATTGTCCATGCGACAGAGTTCGGCAGCTTTGAAGATAAGGTCAGCATTCCCACATGGGTGATGATCATCGGCGCCTTCGGCATCTCCTTCGGTCTGTTCCTCTTTGGCCCGAAACTGATCCGCATGGTCGGCAGCCAGATTACCAAGCTGAACCCGATGCGCGCCTATTGCGTGGCTCTGTCGGCGGCGATCACGGTGATCGTGGCAAGCTGGCTCGGTCTGCCCGTCTCCTCCACCCATATCGCCGTGGGCGGGGTCTTTGGCGTGGGGTTTTACCGTGAGTGGCATATGGAGCGGCGTCTGCGCCTGATCGGCGGCCAAACCAGCGAAGTGAAACGCATCGCCAAAGAAGAACGCCGCCGCCGCAAACTGGTGCGTCGTTCGCATTTCATGACCATCGTGGCGGCTTGGGTGATCACCGTGCCTGCCGCGGCGCTGCTGTCGGCGCTGGTCTTCTGGGTGCTTAATACCCTCGTAAGCTGAGGTCAGGCGCTGTTGTGCCTCACCCCTTCTGCTGGTCCTGCCCTGCTGCCATCTCGGTACGCAGGGCGGTGACCGGCAAATGCGGCAGCCCTTCGCCGGCAAGCTCTGCCCAGCCCATCACCCGCAACACCATATCCGTCACCGGCGTCGCCCGGCCAAGCGCCTGCGCGCGCCGTTGCACCTCGCCTTGCAGCGCATCGATCTCGGTCGGGCGGCGCGCGGCGAGGTCTTGGGCCATCGAAGTCCGCGCCTGTGGGTCGATCTGCAGCATGGCCGAAGCGATGCGCGTGAACAGGGGCGTCGGCAAGCGCAGCAGCGCCGGGACCAGCCGCGCAGGGATCGGCGTGGTCATGGCAGGGCGGATCTTCTCGGCTCGCAGGACGGAAAGCGCCTCAGCCCATTGATCGGCCATTAATTGGCGCCATGCC
Protein-coding sequences here:
- a CDS encoding sulfotransferase family protein, which codes for MTPKIPPRYLFIGGLHRSGTSLVNRLANALPGAGGITGAAAPENEGVYLQGAIAHTAQSGRPMHFATNPAEHLTEGHPLNSLETKTRLERDWAPWFDPDLRWRIEKSPVNLTRMRLMQQLFPMSQFMVVLRHPEAVAASVASWVDAPAQQLLDHWIAAQAQMLDDLPYLHAVMVLRYEDIVADAPRSMRQIAQFLDLPEAALPEGIADGNQNYAGAAQMTAAQANYAARWGYEPGLNVAPWSGLLQHPLRSVRDAVSAA
- a CDS encoding YcjF family protein gives rise to the protein MARGPILFDLEEDSKPQPSVADAPAVPEFDTDVPAPKGQAMQIAAQLAARKPSRLVRLFWALAGALVTALVSIAAWTFVTDLMARYPVLGWAMTLLLGAFLLVLLLLSLREMAAFGRLARLDGLRHDAGEALAQADLAAARSVTDRLEALYKHREDTRWGRDRLAELRGDQFDAEALLGLAEREVLAPLDRAATREVEAAARQVAAVTALVPLALADVAAALSSNLRMIRRIAEIYGGRSGFLGSWRLTRAVLSHLVATGAVAVGDDLIEPLLGGSIVAKLSRRFGEGLVNGALTARVGVAAIEVCRPLPFAREKRPGVRGIVKRALTGVFGNN
- a CDS encoding GNAT family N-acetyltransferase, whose product is MSDFTRQTNWLPRIHTAAEDIAHADAMIVRGWVTVAEQAGRIAGFVACKGGELDALYVADDARGQGIGSALIGGLKTRHKALTCWTFQANTPAIAFYRHHGFAETARGDGSANDEGLPDLTLHWQREAA
- a CDS encoding YcjX family GTP-binding protein — protein: MGITGIADGIWRQFETVTDTVGETFFEPVIRLGVTGLARSGKTVFITSLVANLLDRGRMPGLLAASEGRIEAAFLQPQPDDTVPRFDYENHLAALTGKTPHWPESTRAISELRLSLKVRPNGLLAGLQGPRTLHLDIVDYPGEWLLDLALMDVTYAEWSAQVIERIAHREEAAGYRTLAEQTDPHGELEETTARRLADSFAAYLQTARANGYSDCTPGRFLLPGDLAGSPVLTFAPLLGSDGAPRKSLIREMARRFEAYKKQVVQPFFRDHFSRIDRQVVLVDALGAIHQGPRAVEDLRGAMADILSAFRPGKNNFLTSLLRGKRVEKVLFAATKADHLHHSQHPRLSGIMQALIREARDRAQYAGAGTRAMAIASLRATTEDVMTHGGEPLDVVRGTLLNDDETRGRQAAFYPGELPEDPAHLLTPARQGAQEWLGADYQIMRFAPAVLDLRPGDGPPHIRLDRAAEFLIGDRL
- the truA gene encoding tRNA pseudouridine(38-40) synthase TruA, producing MPRYALKIEYHGAPFNGWQRQVDLPTVQGFIEAALARLEPGAHTIAAAGRTDTGVHGLGQVAHCDMARDWSPFRLGEALNYHLKPQPIAITDCVLAPEDFHARFSALERRYHFCILSRRAPAVHQAGLVWQVKHRLDVEAMQAAADLLVGKHDFTTFRSTICQAVSPVKTLDRLDVREVETATGTEYHFDVRARSFLHNQVRSFVGTLERVGAGSWSVADMGAALAAKDRAACGPVCPPHGLYLAHVSYPVDPFARA
- the gndA gene encoding NADP-dependent phosphogluconate dehydrogenase; this translates as MATGTQAKGGAAEATGADIGVYGLGTMGSALALNLADSGFTVAVSNREAEWIAPFLDEAGPLSERLIGAEQLEEFVAAIARPRSILFMIPSGAPVDAMIEAIKPLLDKGDTLIDGGNADFHDTRRRSAALEGTGLHFVGMGVSGGEAGARNGPSMMVGGSDHSWEQFKPMAEAIAAQFDGSPCVAHLGPDGAGHFVKTVHNGIEYADMQMIAEVYGLLRDAGGQGAVEIGNLFAEWQKGPLSSYLIEVSAAALLSVDTQTDTPMVDVIRDQAGQKGTGRWTLIEALKMGQSANTIEAAVGARGWSSEKAVREMAEPLLPEGVQDAPLPEAEDLEMALLAGRIIGHAQGFRILSAASEEFEWSLDMARISEIWRAGCIIRSALLDEFADAFRGELPGGHLILAPAMRKRLEDSIPALRRVVAAGALLGVALPALSAALAWYDSMRRARGTANMIQAQRDFFGAHGFERTEGEGKFHGTWNPLP
- a CDS encoding NUDIX hydrolase, with product MTHVFRRAWEDMVLPIFKRPRRVQVAALCYRTTDAGKKVLLITSRDTGRWILPKGWPIDGLDGAGAALQEAWEEAGVTEADIESDPMGIFDYDKGLGEGLTVPVTTQVYLTRVRDLSEEYPEAGMRKRAWFTPQEASELVDEPDLKAILAAFH
- a CDS encoding inorganic phosphate transporter yields the protein MASEPQGSQWKTLDKDLNRISQVELAATYVARPLVGPGIALAFIVVAGAVAAVFFGHQPSSFVVIAAAAFGAYMAVNIGANDVANNMGPAVGANALTMGGAIVIAALCESAGALLAGGDVVSTISKGIIDPASVADTRIFIWAMMAALISSALWVNLATWVGAPVSTTHSVVGGVMGAGIAAAGFGVVNWSSMSLIAASWVISPVLGGTVAAMFLAFIKARIIYQDDKIAAARTWVPVLVGIMAGVFAAYLALKGLKKIISIDMPMALIIGLVVGLVTYAISAPLIRKKSEGMENRNRSVKILFGLPLVLSAALLSFAHGANDVANAVGPLAAIVHATEFGSFEDKVSIPTWVMIIGAFGISFGLFLFGPKLIRMVGSQITKLNPMRAYCVALSAAITVIVASWLGLPVSSTHIAVGGVFGVGFYREWHMERRLRLIGGQTSEVKRIAKEERRRRKLVRRSHFMTIVAAWVITVPAAALLSALVFWVLNTLVS